The Candidatus Culexarchaeum yellowstonense region GCTATACCTCTACGATTCTAATCATGATGGGGAATTAGATAGTGGAGATATTACATCTGATAACGCCAATATTGACCATCCGACATTAGGCACGGGTTACTCAGTAAGTGATTACTCGGGAATTGCTCCTATTAGGAAGGATTCTAACGGAAGAACCTATTATGCCGTCTGGAGCATAAGATATTTTCCCTGTGGTTATTCATCGCAAGCTAAGATTTTTGCTGCAGTGTATTGGATCGAGCCAGAACCATCTGATTCTTCCTCCGAAGAAGTTGTAAGTAAAATTAACAGCGGTGTTTATAGATTGAAGCATGTTACTGTAACCACCGACAGAATGTACGGAGTGTCACGATGACGAAAAAGTTTGGGTTAGGAGGATTTTCTTTAGTTGAGTTGCTTGCAGCTATTGCTCTTGTATCTATTATTTTGGCTATTATAT contains the following coding sequences:
- a CDS encoding prepilin-type N-terminal cleavage/methylation domain-containing protein, coding for MKGNNLVRYSNSGFTLVEVLVAMVFFLICSVGLLTFTMMSLSERKSIERRIFAYSMLSDVVERLRNIPDSKIVKPNTSHESNYIEYSGGKVKTCGSVSEGDLDPWEFVNPVGSGQLYLYDSNHDGELDSGDITSDNANIDHPTLGTGYSVSDYSGIAPIRKDSNGRTYYAVWSIRYFPCGYSSQAKIFAAVYWIEPEPSDSSSEEVVSKINSGVYRLKHVTVTTDRMYGVSR